In Colias croceus chromosome 19, ilColCroc2.1, the following are encoded in one genomic region:
- the LOC123700425 gene encoding uncharacterized protein LOC123700425 isoform X2 gives MSNRPSYAQLEGLVEFLEENPGIARGVLRTTHGKLQTKRKWETLANTLNCLGGAIKNGQGWAKYWAEKKCALKKHCADLSASMTRTGGGTDNLAVLSALDNRLVAVMGGQEFATRDTILTVDPFPQSSAPVVENILIPAESAEMDSSTIITSHNEAVQELPTIPAPATPLQSTLPQRPRRRRSSIQRTVDIDMQQMTDIEARRVEAELITAQALTKLSESVSNIGNALLSIANAISEVARKMPSQ, from the exons ATGTCCAATCGGCCAAGTTATGCTCAGTTAGAAGGTTTGGTGGAGTTTCTCGAAGAAAACCCGGGCATAGCTAGAGGAGTGCTTCGGACAACGCACGGTAAATTGCAAACAAAGAGAAAATGGGAAACGTTAGCGAATACATTGAATTGTCTTGGAGGAGCAATTAAAAATGGACAAGGCTGGGCTAAG TATTGGGCTGAGAAGAAATGtgctttaaaaaaacattgtgCAGATCTTTCGGCTTCAATGACACGTACTGGGGGAGGGACAGACAACCTAGCAGTGTTGTCTGCCCTAGACAATAGATTAGTGGCAGTAATGGGGGGACAAGAATTTGCGACGCGTGATACAATATTGACAGTCGACCCATTTCCTCAATcg TCTGCACCAGTAGtggaaaacattttaatacctGCAGAAAGTGCGGAAATGGATAGTTCCACAATTATAACGTCACACAATGAGGCAGTACAAGAATTACCCACGa TACCTGCGCCTGCGACGCCACTTCAAAGTACCCTTCCACAGCGACCCCGCCGACGCCGGTCCTCGATACAGAGAACGGTGGATATTGACATGCAGCAGATGACGGATATCGAAGCGCGGCGGGTTGAAGCCGAATTGATTACAGCGCAAGCATTAACCAAATTGTCAGAGAGCGTTAGCAATATTGGAAATGCTTTGTTGTCAATTGCTAATGCAATTTCAGAAGTTGCAAGAAAAATGCCCAGTCAATAA
- the LOC123700424 gene encoding putative nuclease HARBI1, with protein MARLAVIYSILSNSHKKQLKQRRDERRMMRYTDKAFTMNDEEFRANYRVSKVLFGEIYEEIKPFMPTDKRRSDIAPKYKVLVALSFYATGSYQKLVGGTYGTLMSQQSVSRSIRDVTAALNNAVIQKKWIKFPQNRPERDAIKRRFYEKFNIPCIIGCIDGTHVAMIRPKDNEERFFNRKHFHSRNVMIICDADLRILSVDASFGGASHDSFVWNQHPVKQHLITLNNNGENVYLLGDSGYAQREYMMTPILDAPDGSPEHHYTKLHCSARNTVERTIGILKNRWRCLHKHRVLHYHPDTVAKIINACCVLHNICINRVGVDLVENTAECGNECPDVSSQESTSSTAAAAELRRGIEKRNILVQQLWASRR; from the exons ATGGCACGGTTAGCagttatttatagtattttgaGTAATTCccataaaaaacaattaaaacaacGACGAGATGAGCGTCGTATGATGCGATATACGGATAAAGCGTTTACCATGAATGATGAAGAATTTAGAGCGAATTATAGAGTAAGTAAGGTTTTATTTGGGGAAATTTATGAAGAAATTAAACCTTTTATGCCAACTGATAAAAGAAGAAGTGATATAGCACCAAAATATAag GTTTTAGTAGCATTGTCTTTTTATGCGACTGGGAGTTACCAAAAATTAGTTGGAGGCACGTATGGTACTCTCATGTCACAACAATCTGTTAGTCGCAGTATAAGGGATGTGACGGCAGCTCTTAACAATGCAGTTATTCAAAAAAAATGGATTAAGTTTCCTCAAAATCGTCCGGAAAGAGATGCTATAAAACGAAG attttatgaaaaatttaacattCCCTGTATTATTGGATGTATTGATGGCACTCATGTAGCCATGATAAGACCTAAAGATAATGAAGAAAGGTTTTTTAATCGCAAACATTTTCATTCAAGAAATGTTATGATT atttgtGATGCAGATTTAAGAATCTTGTCAGTAGATGCTTCATTTGGAGGAGCATCGCATGATAGTTTCGTGTGGAATCAGCACCCCGTTAAACAacatttaattactttaaataataatggagaaaatgtgtatttactag GTGATTCTGGATATGCACAGAGGGAGTACATGATGACACCTATATTAGATGCTCCTGATGGCTCCCCAGAACATCACTACACTAAGTTGCACTGCTCTGCAAGGAATACCGTGGAACGTACCAttggtatattaaaaaataggtGGCGTTGCTTACACAAACATAGAGTGCTGCATTACCATCCAGATACAGTAGCTAAAATTATCAACGCATGTTGTGTGTTACATAACATATGTATTAATAGAGTAGGTGTTGATCTTGTAGAGAATACAGCAGAGTGTGGTAATGAATGCCCTGATGTCTCTTCTCAAGAATCAACTAGCAGTACGGCTGCAGCTGCTGAACTAAGACGAGGAATCGAAAaacgaaatattttagttcAGCAGTTGTGGGCAAGTAGGAGGTAG
- the LOC123700425 gene encoding uncharacterized protein LOC123700425 isoform X1, giving the protein MNKIQYLYFVANYKSFSISVNMSNRPSYAQLEGLVEFLEENPGIARGVLRTTHGKLQTKRKWETLANTLNCLGGAIKNGQGWAKYWAEKKCALKKHCADLSASMTRTGGGTDNLAVLSALDNRLVAVMGGQEFATRDTILTVDPFPQSSAPVVENILIPAESAEMDSSTIITSHNEAVQELPTIPAPATPLQSTLPQRPRRRRSSIQRTVDIDMQQMTDIEARRVEAELITAQALTKLSESVSNIGNALLSIANAISEVARKMPSQ; this is encoded by the exons atgaataaaatacaatatttgtattttgttgcgaattataaaagtttttcaatttcagtaaATATGTCCAATCGGCCAAGTTATGCTCAGTTAGAAGGTTTGGTGGAGTTTCTCGAAGAAAACCCGGGCATAGCTAGAGGAGTGCTTCGGACAACGCACGGTAAATTGCAAACAAAGAGAAAATGGGAAACGTTAGCGAATACATTGAATTGTCTTGGAGGAGCAATTAAAAATGGACAAGGCTGGGCTAAG TATTGGGCTGAGAAGAAATGtgctttaaaaaaacattgtgCAGATCTTTCGGCTTCAATGACACGTACTGGGGGAGGGACAGACAACCTAGCAGTGTTGTCTGCCCTAGACAATAGATTAGTGGCAGTAATGGGGGGACAAGAATTTGCGACGCGTGATACAATATTGACAGTCGACCCATTTCCTCAATcg TCTGCACCAGTAGtggaaaacattttaatacctGCAGAAAGTGCGGAAATGGATAGTTCCACAATTATAACGTCACACAATGAGGCAGTACAAGAATTACCCACGa TACCTGCGCCTGCGACGCCACTTCAAAGTACCCTTCCACAGCGACCCCGCCGACGCCGGTCCTCGATACAGAGAACGGTGGATATTGACATGCAGCAGATGACGGATATCGAAGCGCGGCGGGTTGAAGCCGAATTGATTACAGCGCAAGCATTAACCAAATTGTCAGAGAGCGTTAGCAATATTGGAAATGCTTTGTTGTCAATTGCTAATGCAATTTCAGAAGTTGCAAGAAAAATGCCCAGTCAATAA